The following are from one region of the Nocardioides marmotae genome:
- the qcrB gene encoding cytochrome bc1 complex cytochrome b subunit — MSIDTSKVATSNSSAAVASKPGRAGVVANWADERLGLATAMKKNLRKVFPDHWSFMLGEIALWSFVVLLLSGVFLTLWFNPSMGEIHYEGSYDQLRGVAMSESMASTLDISFDVRGGLLMRQMHHWAAMLFIASMMIHLMRVFFTGAHRKPREMNWVIGCLLLILGTLEGFTGYSLPDDLLSGTGVRAADGFMKSIPVVGTYLSFFLFGGEFPGEAIIPRLYIIHVLLIPGLLLALIAAHMLLLVYHKHTQWPGPGRTEQNVVGFPMLPVYAAKAGGFFFIVFGVCALMGGLLTINPVWKYGPYDPTKVTAGSQPDWYMGWPDGALRIMPGWESEFWGTTWSWNVFLPIIVLPGLLFTIVLLLPFLEAWITGDKREHHLLQRPRNAPTRTALMVALMTFYGLMWAAGGNDIIAIKLHLSINQITYFMRAAVFIGPVIAFIITRRWCISLQRQDNEKLLHGYETGVIMRSPEGGYSERHLPLDTDAAYTLTARDRDEAYSLEGPAPVDPNGIPAPKRRGSGLRAKLATLWYADNVQKPTAAELEDAHHHDEHEHEVQHELEGVVADGHQFDGHHAVEGETLRDEHREH, encoded by the coding sequence ATGAGCATCGACACGAGCAAGGTCGCCACGAGCAACTCCTCGGCGGCCGTCGCGAGCAAGCCCGGCCGTGCCGGCGTCGTCGCGAACTGGGCGGACGAGCGCCTCGGCCTCGCCACCGCCATGAAGAAGAACCTGCGCAAGGTCTTCCCGGACCACTGGTCGTTCATGCTGGGCGAGATCGCCCTGTGGAGCTTCGTGGTCCTCCTGCTCTCGGGCGTCTTCCTGACGCTGTGGTTCAACCCGAGCATGGGCGAGATCCACTACGAGGGCTCCTACGACCAGCTGCGCGGCGTCGCGATGTCGGAGTCGATGGCCTCGACCCTCGACATCTCCTTCGACGTCCGCGGTGGTCTGCTGATGCGGCAGATGCACCACTGGGCCGCGATGCTCTTCATCGCCTCGATGATGATCCACCTCATGCGGGTGTTCTTCACCGGAGCGCACCGCAAGCCCCGCGAGATGAACTGGGTCATCGGCTGCCTGCTGCTGATCCTGGGCACCCTCGAGGGCTTCACCGGCTACTCCCTCCCCGACGACCTGCTCTCGGGCACCGGCGTCCGGGCCGCGGACGGCTTCATGAAGTCCATCCCGGTGGTCGGCACCTACCTGTCGTTCTTCCTCTTCGGTGGCGAGTTCCCGGGTGAGGCGATCATCCCGCGGCTCTACATCATCCACGTGCTGCTGATCCCGGGCCTGCTGCTGGCGCTGATCGCGGCGCACATGCTCCTGCTCGTCTACCACAAGCACACCCAGTGGCCTGGTCCCGGCCGCACCGAGCAGAACGTCGTGGGCTTCCCGATGCTGCCGGTGTACGCCGCGAAGGCCGGCGGCTTCTTCTTCATCGTCTTCGGCGTCTGCGCCCTGATGGGTGGTCTGCTGACGATCAACCCGGTGTGGAAGTACGGCCCGTACGACCCGACCAAGGTGACCGCGGGCTCGCAGCCTGACTGGTACATGGGCTGGCCCGACGGCGCGCTGCGGATCATGCCGGGCTGGGAGTCGGAGTTCTGGGGCACGACCTGGTCCTGGAACGTCTTCCTGCCGATCATCGTGCTGCCCGGCCTGCTGTTCACCATCGTCCTCCTCCTGCCGTTCCTGGAGGCCTGGATCACCGGTGACAAGCGCGAGCACCACCTGCTGCAGCGGCCGCGGAACGCTCCGACCCGCACCGCGCTCATGGTCGCGCTGATGACCTTCTACGGCCTGATGTGGGCCGCGGGCGGCAACGACATCATCGCCATCAAGCTCCACCTGAGCATCAACCAGATCACGTACTTCATGCGTGCGGCGGTGTTCATCGGGCCGGTGATCGCCTTCATCATCACGCGCCGTTGGTGCATCTCCCTGCAGCGTCAGGACAACGAGAAGCTCCTGCACGGCTACGAGACGGGCGTGATCATGCGCTCGCCGGAGGGCGGCTACAGCGAGCGGCACCTGCCGCTCGACACCGACGCGGCCTACACGCTGACCGCTCGGGACCGCGACGAGGCCTACTCGCTGGAGGGTCCGGCCCCGGTCGACCCGAACGGCATCCCGGCCCCGAAGCGACGTGGCAGCGGCCTGCGGGCCAAGCTCGCGACCCTCTGGTACGCCGACAACGTGCAGAAGCCCACCGCGGCCGAGCTCGAGGACGCGCACCACCACGACGAGCACGAGCACGAGGTGCAGCACGAGCTCGAGGGCGTCGTGGCCGATGGCCACCAGTTCGACGGCCACCACGCCGTCGAGGGCGAGACGCTGCGCGACGAGCACCGCGAGCACT